Proteins from a single region of Ogataea parapolymorpha DL-1 chromosome IV, whole genome shotgun sequence:
- a CDS encoding Kinesin-like protein KIP3 gives MSRESSITVAVRIRPFTSVESSKLLRSEPDNPENTLHGYGVPQNTSNRLLLHNGIRKILNAVDDRMLIFDPSDTNPLVQMEQNVFSNTFNNGDKRHTSSIGKHSSRIREHRFVFDKLFDEDTTQMEVYEFSTKPLLDSVLDGFNATIFAYGATGCGKTFTISGTPENPGIIFLAMQDLFNRINEMEDTQRAEITLSYLEIYNETIRDLLNPSTDPRSLILREDENKRITVANLSTHTPNSVDEVMDLIIIGNKNRTVSPTEANSTSSRSHAILQINVLRKPRTADLNEEHTYATLSFIDLAGSERASATRNKGARLHEGANINKSLLALGNCINALCDPRKHNHVPYRDSKLTRLLKFSLGGNCKTFMIVCVSPSSRHYDETLNTLKYADRAKEIRTKLTRNQHNLSRHVGSYLKMITEQKREIEELRSREDKMIKIGIDKYTRNRQRCLQKLREAMSELQRSLQRNQQSRLQKAYILAERKFLLLQRHQIQRLLVSFENRFGPKEDLTDIDMFVPGFSELMYLCEDLSERLEQRVKELETQYSKPNELDFIIKDSSASLLRALTELDTWSDEDTKLYEAHVLHLKDSVEKAILFDSSIVFDRSIKNFNSFNFVFETLQRATAILLDISSDNEDALVNVSTSLREMVMESKVALSRLLEDGGYVNLDTTAASTILEKQRKPESLELVTTPVKQAKRLSSSPLTKGFAKLNRLDINAKSLQNRSFSDTTVKQAKKVRWEVPNIEDSDVSMSEGTAPRKFASSPLRESQKLNEPANLKKLQDIPSTDIKLTSKPLLPSDNHRSGGLSPVQSSMGPGLGSDGKFQFGLTTIPLLNSPEFKKMRESSPTIERDLDESMMALDSGSSSENGENRG, from the coding sequence ATGTCCAGGGAGTCGTCGATCACTGTTGCTGTGAGGATCCGGCCGTTTACCTCTGTGGAATCGTCTAAACTACTAAGATCCGAGCCCGACAACCCTGAAAACACGCTTCATGGGTATGGAGTGCCACAGAATACGAGCAACAGGCTGCTACTACATAATGGAATTCGCAAAATTTTGAACGCTGTGGACGATCGAATGCTAATATTCGACCCAAGTGATACAAATCCTCTGGTCCAAATGGAACAGAACGTGTTCTCGAACACATTCAACAATGGAGATAAGAGGCATACAAGCAGCATTGGCAAGCACAGTTCAAGAATTAGAGAACATCGgtttgtgtttgacaaGCTATTTGACGAGGATACAACACAAATGGAAGTGTACGAGTTTTCGACAAAACCTTTGCTTGACTCCGTCCTTGACGGGTTCAATGCCACTATTTTTGCATATGGAGCCACTGGATGTGGTAAAACCTTCACGATATCAGGTACGCCGGAAAACCCAGGTATCATATTTTTAGCCATGCAAGATTTGTTCAACAGAATAAACGAGATGGAAGACACGCAAAGAGCAGAGATAACTCTCAGCTACCTTGAAATTTACAATGAAACAATTAGGGACTTGCTTAATCCCAGCACAGATCCTAGGTCATTGATATTGCGAGAGGACGAAAATAAGCGCATAACGGTAGCTAATTTGTCTACACATACGCCGAACTCTGTGGACGAAGTCATGGATTTAATCATCATAGGGAACAAGAACCGCACAGTGTCCCCAACAGAAGCAAACTCTACTTCTTCGCGATCGCATGCTATACTTCAGATCAATGTGCTACGGAAGCCCCGAACAGCGGATCTCAACGAGGAGCACACCTACGCAACCCTATCATTTATCGACCTGGCAGGAAGTGAGCGCGCATCGGCCACTAGAAATAAAGGGGCAAGGCTTCACGAGGGAGCGAATATCAACAAGTCACTTCTTGCTTTGGGAAACTGTATTAATGCTTTATGCGATCCTCGCAAACACAACCATGTTCCCTACAGAGATTCCAAGTTGACGAGGCTGCTCAAATTTTCTTTGGGCGGGAATTGCAAAACTTTCATGATTGTATGCGTATCTCCATCATCACGTCACTATGACGAAACACTTAACACATTGAAGTACGCCGATCGCGCTAAAGAGATCCGTACGAAGCTCACGCGAAATCAGCATAACCTCAGTCGTCATGTGGGATCCTATCTCAAAATGATCACTGAACAGAAACGTGAAATAGAggagctgcgcagcagGGAGGACAAGATGATAAAAATCGGTATTGACAAGTACACCAGAAATAGACAAAGATGTCTGCAAAAATTGCGAGAAGCAATGAGCGAACTTCAACGATCTTTACAACGAAATCAGCAGTCAAGGCTTCAAAAAGCATACATACTTGCAGAGCGCAAGTTTTtacttctccaaagacacCAGATCCAACGATTACTTGTTTCCTTCGAAAATCGATTCGGACCCAAGGAAGACCTGACTGATATTGACATGTTCGTCCCAGGATTTAGTGAGCTAATGTATCTTTGTGAGGACCTGTCAGAAAGGTTGGAACAGAGAGTaaaggagctggagacTCAATATAGCAAGCCGAATGAGCTTGATTTTATCATCAAGGACTCTTCCGCCTCTCTTCTTCGCGCTCTCACAGAACTAGATACATGGTCAGACGAAGACACGAAACTCTATGAAGCACACGTGCTGCATCTCAAAGATTCTGTCGAAAAGGCTATTCTTTTCGACTCTTCGATTGTGTTTGATCGATCCATCAAAAATTTCAACTCTTTCAATTTCGTCTTCGAGACACTGCAGAGAGCAACAGCGATCCTATTGGATATATCATCGGATAATGAAGACGCGTTGGTAAATGTTTCAACTTCGCTGAGGGAAATGGTGATGGAATCCAAAGTAGCTCTTTCCCGTCTTCTAGAAGACGGGGGCTACGTTAACTTAGACACTACAGCAGCCTCTACAATTCTCGAGAAGCAAAGGAAACCGGAGTCTTTGGAACTGGTCACAACCCCTGTGAAGCAAGCAAAACGCTTATCATCTTCACCATTGACCAAAGGCTTTGCAAAACTAAATAGACTCGACATCAACGCAAAGTCCCTACAAAACAGATCGTTCTCTGATACCACGGTCAAACAAGCCAAAAAAGTACGCTGGGAAGTTCCAAATATTGAAGATTCGGATGTGAGCATGAGCGAAGGAACAGCTCCCAGAAAATTTGCGTCGTCTCCTCTCAGGGAATCCCAAAAGCTCAACGAGCCAGCCAATCTTAAGAAACTCCAAGATATACCCTCCACAGATATTAAGTTGACATCCAAACCACTCCTCCCTTCAGATAACCACCGATCAGGGGGTCTTTCGCCAGTGCAGTCCAGTATGGGACCAGGTCTCGGATCTGATGGAAAGTTTCAATTTGGCTTGACAACAATTCCGCTCCTCAACTCTCCTGAATTCAAGAAGATGAGAGAATCATCACCTACGATTGAGCGAGATCTTGATGAAAGCATGATGGCTTTGGATTCTGGGAGCAGTTCAGAAAATGGCGAAAACAGAGGATGA
- a CDS encoding Isocitrate dehydrogenase [NADP], mitochondrial, which yields MQSFRHSVASIRCFSTTSRALGKIKVKAPIVELDGDEMTRIIWDIIKKKLILPYLDVDLKYYDLGILSRDKTNDQITIDAANAIKQYGVGVKCATITPDEARVKEFGLKKMWVSPNGTIRNILGGTVFREPIVIGGEDGGIEIPRLVPGWQQPIIIGRHAHGDQYKATDLVIPGAGSLELVYTPKDGGEVQKFKVFDYKSSGVGLAMYNTDESIRGFAHSSFKMALNRGLPLYMSTKNTILKKYDGRFKDIFQEIYETTYKKDFESKGIWYEHRLIDDMVAQMIKSKGGFVLALKNYDGDVQSDIVAQGFGSLGLMTSVLMTPDGKAFESEAAHGTVTRHFRQHQQGKETSTNSIASIFAWTRGIAQRGRLDGTPEVVTFAETLEKAVIDTVSQDQIMTKDLALLINKKDYVSTTGFLDAVESRLKKALP from the coding sequence ATGCAGTCTTTCAGACATTCGGTCGCCTCGATCCGGTGTTTCTCAACAACGTCCAGGGCTCTTGGCAAAATCAAGGTCAAGGCTCCAATAGTGGAGCTGGACGGTGATGAAATGACCAGAATCATCTGGGATatcatcaagaaaaaactgATTTTGCCCTACCTCGATGTCGACCTCAAGTACTACGACTTGGGAATTCTGTCCAGAGATAAAACGAACGACCAGATTACTATCGACGCTGCCAATGCCATCAAGCAGTACGGAGTTGGTGTTAAGTGCGCCACTATCACTCCTGACGAGGCTCGTGTCAAGGAATTCGGACTGAAGAAGATGTGGGTCTCGCCAAACGGAACCATCAGAAACATATTGGGAGGAACTGTTTTCAGAGAGCCAATTGTGATTGGTGGGGAAGATGGAGGCATTGAAATCCCACGCCTGGTGCCTGGTTGGCAACAGCCAATCATTATTGGTAGACATGCTCACGGTGACCAGTACAAAGCAACCGACCTGGTTATTCCTGGAGCCGGCTCCTTGGAGCTTGTCTACACGCCTAAGGACGGTGGAGAGGTCCAGAAGTTTAAGGTGTTTGACTACAAGAGCTCAGGTGTTGGTCTTGCAATGTACAATACGGATGAGAGCATCCGAGGATTCGCtcattcttctttcaagaTGGCACTGAATAGAGGTCTCCCTCTGTACATGTCTACGAAAAACACAATTCTGAAGAAATATGACGGCAGATTCAAAGATATCTTCCAGGAGATTTATGAAACCACGTATAAAAAAGACTTTGAATCAAAGGGTATTTGGTATGAGCACAGACTTATCGATGACATGGTTGCCCAGATGATCAAATCGAAGGGCGGATTCGTTTTGGCTTTGAAGAACTATGATGGTGACGTTCAATCTGACATTGTCGCTCAAGGATTTGGCTCTCTCGGTCTGATGACATCCGTCTTGATGACTCCGGACGGAAAGGCTTTCGAGTCTGAAGCTGCTCACGGTACTGTTACTAGACACTTCAGAcagcatcaacaaggtAAGGAGACCTCCACCAACTCCATTGCTTCCATTTTCGCATGGACAAGGGGTATTGCTCAGAGAGGCAGATTGGACGGCACTCCAGAAGTCGTGACTTTTGCAGagactttggaaaaagCTGTGATCGACACCGTTTCTCAAGACCAAATCATGACTAAGGACCTGGCTTtgctgatcaacaagaaagACTATGTTTCCACCACTGGTTTCTTGGACGCTGTTGAGTCGAGACTCAAGAAAGCGCTTCCTTAA
- a CDS encoding One of three possible beta-subunits of the Snf1 kinase complex: MSNNSNNSSINSSSVYDELASNLKDVSMIDLQRQTGSTEEGGQSESTTNSTDSSVNTPTRRKSTLILTDDMDYDKHKTGSTTHKDDDMVIDSENDIGHSPIGEHPQGPQSQSQQQAAQPILVPTVFKWTEGGSKVFVMGTFTGWRKMIALNGPSKKDGSFSVQIALPPGTHRFKFVVDNEVRFSNFIPTATDTSGHFVNYLEVIPSEHDDYTSLNAITQGSRSKSYLRTLDSKLGLTRDDDDMGDGYTRYHDDEELPDSAPAEYIDSIPPIFTDPKVMEEYYVTLDNNQRQGNQSQQWLIPPQLPPHLESVILNSYNHTDKDNTSGALSIPNHVVLNHLATTSIKHNTLAVASIVRYKRKYVTQILYAPLQ; encoded by the coding sequence ATGTCCAACAACTCGAATAACTCGTCGATAAACTCCTCATCTGTTTACGATGAGCTGGCCTCGAATCTCAAAGATGTCTCCATGATCGACCTTCAGAGACAGACGGGATCCACCGAAGAAGGTGGACAGTCGGAGTCAACGACAAATTCTACCGATAGTTCAGTAAATACACCTACAAGACGCAAGTCCACACTCATACTTACGGATGACATGGACTACGACAAACACAAGACAGGAAGCACGACACACAAGGATGATGATATGGTAATTGACAGCGAAAATGACATAGGGCATTCTCCGATCGGCGAGCACCCACAGGGGCCACAATCTCAATCTCAACAACAGGCAGCTCAACCAATATTGGTGCCAACGGTGTTTAAATGGACGGAAGGAGGTTCTAAGGTGTTCGTTATGGGAACGTTCACCGGATGGCGAAAAATGATTGCTTTGAATGGTCCTTCTAAGAAGGATGGTAGTTTCAGTGTACAAATTGCACTGCCTCCGGGAACACACAGATTTAAGTTCGTGGTGGATAACGAAGTGCGATTCTCTAACTTCATCCCTACAGCAACAGATACGTCCGGACATTTTGTTAATTACTTAGAAGTGATTCCGTCAGAGCATGATGACTATACCAGCTTGAATGCCATCACACAAGGAAGCCGGTCAAAATCATACTTGAGGACACTGGATTCAAAGCTGGGACTCACAAGagatgacgacgacatgGGAGATGGCTATACCAGATAccacgacgacgaagagctTCCTGATAGCGCTCCTGCGGAATACATCGATTCAATTCCTCCAATTTTTACGGACCCGAAGGTGATGGAGGAGTACTACGTTACACTGGATAATAATCAACGACAAGGTAACCAGAGCCAGCAATGGCTTATTCCTCCTCAGCTGCCACCACATCTAGAGAGTGTCATTCTCAACAGCTACAATCACACGGATAAAGACAATACCTCCGGTGCTCTGAGCATTCCAAATCATGTGGTGTTGAATCACCTGGCCACAACGTCCATCAAACACAACACATTAGCAGTGGCAAGTATAGTGAGGTACAAGAGAAAGTATGTCACACAGATTTTATATGCTCCACTTCAATAA
- a CDS encoding Chromatin modification-related protein EAF6, whose protein sequence is MSQQDYERLKKKLKDALNRKKEIDREVAKLEEDIFNKETAYLSEGAQHGNIIKGFENFTKTTTSTSSSRGKKIQFTDEDRIFSLSSATYVRHLKKINSGQMQGSLNPLLAQYDDDDDESEESTPRKRRT, encoded by the coding sequence ATGTCTCAGCAGGACTACGAACGGCTAAAAAAGAAGTTGAAAGACGCACTTAACCgcaagaaggagattgaTCGAGAGGTTGCGAAGCTAGAAGAGGACATCTTCAACAAAGAGACCGCATATCTTTCGGAAGGAGCGCAACACGGGAATATCATCAAAGGATTCGAGAACTTCACGAAAACCACCACATCGACGTCGTCCTCGCGAGGGAAGAAGATACAGTTCACAGACGAAGACCGTATATTTTCTCTGAGTTCTGCTACCTACGTCCGCCACCTGAAAAAGATCAACAGCGGCCAGATGCAAGGGAGCCTGAACCCGTTGCTGGCCCagtacgacgacgatgatgacgagaGCGAGGAGTCCACACCTCGCAAGAGACGAACCTAA
- a CDS encoding putative purine nucleoside phosphorylase has product MAALPLGSETIDDQIESAKESILADLATRTTNKSLLSPKVLIICGSGLGGISEILKGETVSIPFHTIPNFKTSTVEGHVGKLLFGEIGTNKVPVMCMVGRLHFYEGYSFEEATFPVRVAASMGVTTLVVTNAAGGINPNYKPGDLMVISDHLNIPGMAGFHPLRGPNLDKYGPRFLPLSDAYDFDLRLEFMKIAKQVLRLKRTIHEGTYCYVAGPTYETRAEVRLIRKWGGDSVGMSTVPEVIIARHCGVKVFGLSLITNAGLGEPPINALECLQNGLKKEDVLDQTEGMASHEEVLESANNASKDVNILVEAFINTII; this is encoded by the coding sequence ATGGCCGCTTTACCCCTTGGATCTGAAACCATAGACGACCAGATAGAGTCAGCAAAGGAATCAATTCTGGCTGACCTGGCCACCAGAACTACCAATAAGAGCCTTTTGTCTCCGAAAGTGCTGATTATTTGTGGATCAGGCTTGGGAGGCATATcggagattttgaaaggtGAGACGGTCTCCATCCCATTCCACACAATTCCAAACTTCAAGACTTCCACCGTCGAGGGTCATGTGGGCAAACTATTGTTTGGCGAAATTGGCACCAACAAGGTTCCTGTGATGTGTATGGTGGGGAGATTGCATTTTTATGAAGGCTACTCGTTTGAAGAGGCAACGTTCCCCGTGAGGGTGGCAGCAAGCATGGGAGTGACTACGCTAGTTGTCACTAatgctgctggaggcaTTAATCCCAACTATAAACCGGGCGATTTGATGGTTATCAGTGATCACTTGAATATCCCTGGTATGGCTGGCTTCCATCCTCTCAGAGGTCCCAATTTAGACAAGTATGGACCTCGGTTCTTGCCCCTCTCTGATGCTTATGATTTTGATCTCAGGTTGGAATTTATGAAAATAGCGAAACAGGTTCTCAGACTCAAAAGAACCATACATGAGGGTACCTACTGTTACGTGGCTGGACCAACATACGAAACTAGGGCTGAGGTGAGACTGATTAGAAAGTGGGGCGGCGACTCGGTTGGAATGAGCACTGTTCCAGAGGTAATCATTGCAAGACATTGTGGAGTCAAGGTTTTCGGTCTGAGCTTGATCACAAACGCAGGTTTGGGAGAGCCTCCAATTAACGCATTGGAATGTTTGCAGAATGGattgaagaaggaggatGTTTTAGATCAAACGGAGGGAATGGCTAGTCATGAAGAGGTTTTGGAAAGTGCCAACAATGCCTCAAAGGATGTCAACATATTGGTTGAAGCATTTATAAACACTATCATCTGA
- a CDS encoding Histidine--tRNA ligase, mitochondrial, with protein sequence MSQSISTSAPSSQAAAAAAGVAGKKAKESQQFNLKTPKGTKDWADKDMIIREAIFNKLTSLFKSHGGVTIDTPVFELREILAGKYGEDSKLIYNLEDQGGELTSLRYDLTVPFARYVAMNGISNIKRYHIAKVYRRDQPAMTKGRMREFYQCDFDIAGSYDSMVPDAEIMNILVSGLTGLGIKDFKIKLNHRKILDGIFQVCGVKEEDVRKVSSAVDKLDKSPWDAVKKEMCEEKNQPEDVADKIGEYVKINGTLRDVLAKLSSDPTLMANESAKQGIDEITTMADYVEAFEVDHYISFDMSLARGLDYYTGVIYEAVTSQSAPPKDAAEKKARVKKSKKDDEDASEYVGVGSIAAGGRYDGLVGMFLGTNSKGKKAPSIPCVGVSFGVERLFSLIKQRAELADKIRASSTQVYVMAFGGGEGWNGFLKERMAVAAKLWKAGIECEYLYKAKANPRKQFEAAEKSGCPLAVILGKEEYPQGQVRVKVLGTGNEKDDGELVSIGDLVEVVKQRLEDQKHDGMDDVTRLLAGL encoded by the coding sequence ATGTCGCAGAGCATTTCCACCAGTGCACCATCGTCtcaagcagcagctgctgctgctggagtgGCTGGcaaaaaagccaaagaGTCTCAGCAGTTCAACTTGAAGACCCCCAAAGGTACTAAAGACTGGGCAGATAAGGATATGATTATCAGAGAAGCCATTTTCAACAAACTCACATCCCTTTTTAAATCCCATGGTGGTGTGACTATTGATACTCCTGTCTTTGAGCTCAGAGAAATTTTGGCTGGTAAGTACGGGGAAGACTCAAAGTTGATTTACAATCTGGAGGACCAAGGAGGTGAACTGACGTCTTTGAGGTACGACTTGACTGTCCCCTTTGCCAGATACGTTGCCATGAATGGAATATCCAATATCAAGAGGTACCACATTGCCAAAGTTTACAGAAGGGACCAGCCGGCTATGACGAAGGGAAGAATGAGAGAGTTCTACCAATGTGACTTCGACATTGCGGGAAGCTACGACTCTATGGTTCCAGATGCAGAAATAATGAATATTCTTGTTTCCGGCCTTACTGGACTCGGCATCAAAGATTTTAAGATCAAACTGAACCACAGAAAGATTTTGGACGGTATTTTCCAGGTCTGTGGAgtcaaagaagaagacgtGCGTAAAGTCTCTTCTGCCGTGGACAAATTGGACAAGTCTCCTTGGGATGCGGTTAAAAAGGAGATGTGTGAAGAAAAGAACCAGCCTGAGGATGTTGCTGACAAAATCGGAGAGTATGTGAAAATCAATGGCACCCTCAGAGACGTTCTGGCCAAATTATCCAGCGATCCAACTTTGATGGCCAACGAGTCCGCAAAACAGGGTATTGACGAGATTACCACCATGGCAGACTATGTTGAAGCGTTTGAGGTTGACCATTACATCTCTTTCGACATGTCTCTGGCCCGCGGTTTGGACTACTACACAGGTGTGATATACGAGGCCGTGACATCTCAGAGTGCGCCTCCTAAGGACGCTGCCGAGAAGAAGGCCCGggtgaaaaaatccaagaagGATGACGAGGATGCTTCAGAGTATGTTGGCGTCGGGTCTATCGCTGCTGGTGGCCGTTACGACGGTCTGGTTGGAATGTTCCTAGGAACAAACTCCAagggaaaaaaagctcCATCCATTCCTTGTGTTGGTGTCTCGTTTGGTGTGGAGAGGCTGTTTTCGCTCATCAAGCAGAGGGCAGAACTAGCAGACAAGATTAGAGCATCCTCGACCCAGGTGTATGTGATGGCCTTTGGTGGAGGCGAAGGATGGAACGGATTTTTGAAGGAAAGAATggctgttgctgccaaaCTCTGGAAGGCAGGAATTGAGTGTGAATACTTGTACAAAGCCAAGGCCAATCCACGTAAGCAGTTCGAGGCTGCTGAGAAGTCGGGATGTCCACTTGCTGTGATCCTGGGGAAAGAAGAGTATCCTCAGGGCCAGGTCAGAGTTAAGGTGCTGGGTACTGGTAACGAGAAAGATGATGGAGAGCTGGTGAGCATCGGCGATCTGGTTGAGGTGGTGAAACAGAGGCTAGAGGACCAGAAACACGACGGCATGGACGACGTGACCCGTCTGTTGGCCGGATTATAg
- a CDS encoding Actin-related protein — protein sequence MDFDFPSLIVDSNSSYTKAGLSTFDIPSVVMPTVYSRESIDKGNYVFGDDIDLYPQNNIYTMYSEGIVYNWDAMSQHWAQLYSDLKLKSNEIPLVVTENAWNTKKNKVKACQVAFEELEVPIFSILKRQLCTAFAVSKPSSSIVVDIDDDIVSVTPISNGSVLTKGIQFTKFGGDFLSPFALEFIQSKFPNEPVDSFLIPKPFHSVPMSDSFKSYQISTSLAEFKNVLLHASLYPVSPDQQDLPPQTNYPQYESHSQIEFRNYELPNRRLIKDIGIEQYKLAEPLFNPAEYSKKLPHLKVAQDAEGISSLILKSMKSLEAPATLYMELLKNIVFTGSLSGIPNLEHRIAQDLARLISDYTIITYLSPDTVERQFDSWVGANVLTSSSVGDFDNLFISKEEYQENGEDYIVEKFK from the coding sequence ATGGACTTCGACTTTCCCTCCTTAATTGTCGactcaaactcgtcgtacACCAAAGCAGGCCTGTCGACTTTCGATATCCCGTCAGTGGTGATGCCCACGGTGTACTCGCGGGAATCTATCGATAAGGGCAACTACGTCTTTGGAGACGACATAGACTTGTATCCGCAAAATAATATTTACACAATGTACAGCGAGGGCATAGTCTACAACTGGGATGCCATGTCGCAACACTGGGCGCAGTTGTACTCCGATCTGAAACTCAAGTCGAACGAAATTCCCCTGGTGGTGACCGAAAACGCTTGGAACaccaagaaaaataaagttAAGGCATGTCAGGTCGCTTttgaagaactggaagtgcccattttctccattcTAAAAAGACAGCTCTGTACCGCATTTGCCGTTTCCAAGCCTTCCTCCTCTATTGTCGTGGACATCGATGACGACATCGTCAGTGTCACTCCCATCAGCAATGGATCTGTGCTCACAAAAGGCATCCAATTCACCAAATTTGGTGGCGATTTCCTAAGCCCATTTGCTTTGGAGTTCATACAGTCCAAATTCCCCAACGAACCAGTCGACTCATTCCTCATTCCCAAACCATTCCACTCGGTCCCAATGAGTGACTCCTTCAAATCATATCAGATATCGACTTCCCTAGCCGAATTTAAAAATGTGCTCCTGCACGCTTCCTTGTACCCCGTGTCGCCTGACCAACAAGATCTCCCTCCACAGACCAATTATCCACAATATGAGTCTCATTCCCAAATTGAATTTAGAAACTACGAGCTCCCAAATAGACGTCTGATCAAAGACATAGGCATTGAACAGTATAAGCTGGCTGAGCCATTGTTCAACCCTGCCGAATACTCGAAGAAACTGCCTCACCTCAAGGTCGCGCAAGATGCAGAAGGCATTTCgagcttgatcttgaagtCCATGAAAAGCCTAGAAGCTCCAGCTACTCTGTATATGGAGCTCCTGAAAAACATCGTTTTCACCGGCTCGCTTTCTGGAATTCCAAACCTTGAACACAGAATTGCCCAAGACCTGGCTAGACTGATTTCAGACTACACAATCATTACCTACCTTTCTCCTGACACTGTTGAAAGACAGTTCGACTCCTGGGTTGGAGCCAACGTGCTAACGAGCTCGTCCGTGGGTGATTTCGACAACCTGTTCATCAGCAAGGAAGAGTACCAGGAGAACGGAGAGGACTATATAGTAGAGAAATTTAAATAG